The genomic window TCTCCATCATGGGGGCCCTCGTTTTCGCCATCATCCTGGGCTTGGGGGTCACCCGGATCCAGAGCCCGACCATTTCGGGCTTCATCCAGGAATTCAACGGCATCATCGGCGACCTGATCCGGCACGGCCTCATCCCCGTGTTCCCCTACTTCGTGGCCGCCGTGTTCATGGACATCACGGCCAAGGGGCAGCTCATCCCCACGATCAAGGCGTTTTTCATGGTCCTGCTGCTCATCATCCCGACGCAGCTGGTCTGGCTCGCCGTCCTCTACACCCTGGCCGCGATCTACACTCGCAAGAACGCCTTTTCGGTCCTGAAAGCGATGCTCCCTGCCTACTTCACGGCGATGGGGACGATGTCGAGCGCGGCCACCCTCCCGGTGGCCCTGGAGTGCGCCCACAAGGTTCCCTTCCTTCGGAAGGAATCGGTCAACTTCTGCATCCCCCTGTTCAACGTCGTCCACCTGTCGGGGGCCGCGACGGCGATCACGATGTCCGCCATGGTCGTGACCATCCTGACCAAGGGGCAGACGCCCTCGCTGGAGACGTTCCTTCCCTTCATCATCCTGCTCGGCTTCATCGAGGTCGCGGCGGTCGGCGTGCCGGGGGGATCGGTCACGGCGGCGCTGGGCATACTGGAGAGCACCCTCGGGCTGGACCAGTCGGGCCTGGGCCTCATGGTGGCCCTCTTCATGATCCAGGATTCCTTCGGGACGGCCGCCAATGTGACAGGCGACGGAGCGCTGACGATGATCGTCGACAAGGCGATGCACGGCGAGGACGTGAAGGCATCGTGACTTCTCGTTTCGAAACGGGCCGCCCCTCAATCGAGCGGGCGGCTTTTTTCGTATCCGGCCCCGGAAGCGGGGCGGCTTGACATTTTCTTTCAGGCTGATACGATCGAAAAACGACACCGGCCGTCGGACAAGGATGTCTGCTTTTCTTCTTCTTCTTCGGCGACGAGGCGTGAAAACGGCTGCCGCCATGAGGGGTTTTCCGACATGAAGATCCGTGTGGAGACCTACGACGGGTACCGGGCCGGCGAGCGGCCCCTGCGGTTCCGCCTCGGCGAGAAGCGCCGCGAGGTTGTGGAGATCCTCGACCGCTGGTTCGGCGAGGACCACGATTATTTCAAGGTGCTTGCCGATGACGGCGGGGTCTACGTGCTGCGATGCGGCCGCAGTGAGGGCGGCTGGGAGCTGACCCAGTACCGTGCCGCCGGGGCGGAGGGCGCCGAGGATGCGACGGCGGACAAGGCCTCCCGCGGGCCGTTGAACTAGGGGGGAGGGGATGGCGAGAGGCGAGGGGAGTCGCACGAAGAGGACCGGCCGCGGCGCAACCGTCCCCGGCCTGAGCCCTGCCGTGGCCGAGTCACGTCTGCGCGCCATGATCGAAGCCTTCGACGGGTTCATTTACATCTGCTCCCGGGATTACCGCATCGAGTACATGAGCGAGCGGCTCATCGAGCGAACGGGGTACGACGGCACGGGTCAGCCCTGCTACCGGGTGCTGCACGGCCGCGACGAGGTCTGCCCCTGGTGCATCAACGAGCGCGTCTTCGCCGGCGAGACCGTGCACTGGGAGATCCAGAGCCCGAAGGACAGGCGGTGGTACGCCATCGTGAACACGCCCGTCACAAACCCCGACGGCACTCTCTCCAAGCAGGCCCTCATCCGGGACATCACCGATGCCAAGCGCACCGAGAGCGATCTCAAGCACGCCCTGGACCGTCTCGAGCACGAGGTGGAGATCCGGACGGCGGAGCTCATGGCAAAGAACCGCCAGCTCGAGGAGGAGATCGTCGAACGCAGGCGGGCCGAAGAGGCCCTTGCGGCCTCCGAGGAGCGGTACCGCAGCGTCATCGACAACGTGGGCATCGGCATTTCCCTGATCAGCCCCGACATGGAGATCCTCGCCCTGAACCGCCAGATGCGGACCTGGTTCCCCGGCATCGACATCGCGCAGAGGCCCGTGTGCCACCGTGCCTTCAACGACCCGCCCCGCGACTCGGTCTGTCCCTGGTGCCCGACGGTTAAGACGCTGCAGGACGGGCAGGTGCACGAGTCGGTCACCGAGACGCCCGCGGCCGGCGGGGTGCGGCATTACCGCATCGTCTCGTCGCCCGTCCTGGACCGCGACGGCCGCGTCACGGCGGCCATCGAAATGGTCGACGACATCACGGACCGTCTCCGGGCCCAGCGGGACGTCATGGAATCGGAGGCCCATTACCGGGCGATCTTCCAGACGACGGGCACCGCCACGATGATCATCGAGGAGGACATGACCATCTCGATGGTCAACGACCAGTTCGCGCGGGAGTCG from Syntrophaceae bacterium includes these protein-coding regions:
- a CDS encoding cation:dicarboxylase symporter family transporter; this encodes MGLILKIFAGIVAGILLGLFAPMPVIKTLSSVGFVLGQYIRFVIPLLIIAFVAKGVAEFGKQAGKALLLGLVLAYVSTICAELLGFSVASAFLPSMGIVPQSVVSAVKITPYLRIEIPAAISIMGALVFAIILGLGVTRIQSPTISGFIQEFNGIIGDLIRHGLIPVFPYFVAAVFMDITAKGQLIPTIKAFFMVLLLIIPTQLVWLAVLYTLAAIYTRKNAFSVLKAMLPAYFTAMGTMSSAATLPVALECAHKVPFLRKESVNFCIPLFNVVHLSGAATAITMSAMVVTILTKGQTPSLETFLPFIILLGFIEVAAVGVPGGSVTAALGILESTLGLDQSGLGLMVALFMIQDSFGTAANVTGDGALTMIVDKAMHGEDVKAS